The following coding sequences lie in one Alloacidobacterium dinghuense genomic window:
- a CDS encoding mandelate racemase/muconate lactonizing enzyme family protein → MFDRNGSSFNRRNMLKSSAMLLAGGLVGQTFKKAEAEDTVKNVNLHSSPSTLKITDMRYAIVVKPGPSPCVIIRIDTNQDVYGLGEVRDIAGPQYAMVLKSRILGENPLNVDYLFEKIAQFGGVSRQGGGVSAVEMALWDIAGKVYNCPVYQMLGGKWRDTVRIYADTTESKDPQEYGRRAKERVAMGLTWMKMDLGIDTLEGIPNTVMQPSGLSSWELHSQPHPFIATEVTDKGIDRLCEYVAAVRDAIGYDMPLSMDHLGHVGVKSAIRLGKAYEKFNLEWMEDLIPWYYTDLWKQITDASPTPTLTGEDIYEFTDFETLCKNHAVSKIHPDLETSGGILRTHKVGDMAFRYGVPMAMHFAGTPVGCMANVHCAAATRNFLALENHSLDVPFWQDLVTGIDKPIIDKGFIKVADTPGLGITLNDDEVKRHLKPGTGYFEPTPMWDEQQSWDDATFS, encoded by the coding sequence ATGTTCGATCGAAATGGATCAAGCTTCAATCGCCGTAACATGCTGAAATCCTCTGCGATGCTGCTGGCTGGTGGTCTCGTTGGCCAAACTTTCAAGAAGGCTGAGGCGGAGGACACCGTCAAGAACGTCAATCTGCATTCCAGTCCATCGACACTCAAGATCACAGACATGCGCTACGCCATAGTCGTTAAGCCTGGTCCGAGCCCCTGTGTCATTATTCGAATCGATACGAACCAGGATGTATATGGCCTGGGCGAAGTGCGGGATATTGCTGGCCCTCAATATGCGATGGTGCTGAAGAGCCGCATTCTCGGCGAAAACCCGCTAAATGTCGACTACCTCTTCGAAAAGATTGCGCAATTTGGTGGTGTGTCTCGTCAGGGAGGTGGTGTCAGCGCCGTGGAAATGGCCCTTTGGGATATTGCGGGGAAAGTTTACAACTGCCCCGTGTATCAGATGTTAGGTGGCAAGTGGCGCGATACTGTCCGCATTTATGCCGACACGACGGAATCAAAGGATCCTCAGGAGTATGGGCGGCGTGCAAAAGAGCGTGTAGCGATGGGGCTTACCTGGATGAAGATGGATCTCGGCATCGATACACTCGAGGGCATTCCAAATACCGTGATGCAGCCCTCCGGACTGAGTTCATGGGAACTGCACAGTCAGCCCCACCCGTTTATTGCCACCGAAGTTACGGATAAAGGCATCGACAGATTGTGCGAGTATGTGGCTGCTGTTCGCGATGCAATCGGCTATGACATGCCATTGTCTATGGATCATCTTGGCCATGTAGGTGTGAAGTCTGCCATTCGATTGGGCAAGGCCTATGAAAAGTTCAATCTGGAGTGGATGGAGGACTTGATTCCTTGGTATTACACCGATCTCTGGAAACAGATCACTGACGCTAGTCCGACGCCGACGCTCACCGGCGAAGACATTTATGAGTTTACCGATTTTGAGACGTTATGTAAGAACCATGCGGTCAGCAAGATTCATCCCGATCTTGAAACATCGGGTGGAATTTTGCGCACGCATAAAGTCGGCGACATGGCATTTCGGTATGGCGTTCCCATGGCGATGCACTTTGCTGGCACTCCAGTGGGCTGTATGGCGAATGTGCACTGCGCAGCCGCGACGCGGAATTTTCTTGCGCTCGAAAACCATTCGCTCGACGTGCCATTCTGGCAGGATCTGGTCACAGGAATTGACAAACCGATCATCGACAAAGGATTTATCAAGGTCGCGGATACGCCGGGTCTGGGCATCACCCTGAACGACGATGAAGTGAAGCGTCACTTGAAGCCTGGAACCGGATACTTTGAGCCAACGCCCATGTGGGACGAACAGCAGTCATGGGACGACGCGACGTTCAGTTGA
- a CDS encoding RraA family protein, with protein MKRVLATILFVCAIIVVPAFSQVRMTKEQILFYTSDWNGERFPDGRPKVPDDLLKRALDVSIEDVWDYLRDKGYKCQFDGGWQALHIDKPFAGRALTAQYMPLRPDMAKAIAAEGKAEGRVSWTNSWPINELREGDVYVADGFGKVIEGTLIGSNLGSGIAAHTHSGFVFDAGIRDQEENREIPNLNGFYRGYDPSAWADMTLTAINAPVRIGRAIVLPGDLVLAKTDGVIFIPAILAEDAVSSAEFTNLQDEFNFELNRSGKNGGEFEGGWTSQKYDALAKWIDAHPEKLRMPRSEFNAILEKRKSR; from the coding sequence ATGAAGAGAGTTTTAGCGACTATTTTGTTTGTCTGCGCAATCATTGTGGTGCCTGCATTTTCTCAGGTGAGGATGACGAAAGAACAGATTCTGTTTTACACCTCGGACTGGAATGGCGAACGATTCCCGGACGGACGCCCCAAAGTTCCAGACGATCTTCTCAAACGAGCGTTAGACGTTTCAATCGAAGATGTTTGGGATTATCTTCGCGATAAAGGTTATAAATGCCAATTTGATGGTGGTTGGCAAGCCCTTCACATTGACAAGCCTTTCGCTGGCCGTGCCCTGACTGCGCAATATATGCCGCTCAGACCGGACATGGCCAAGGCGATCGCCGCCGAAGGCAAAGCTGAAGGGCGAGTAAGCTGGACCAATAGCTGGCCCATTAACGAACTCCGGGAAGGAGACGTTTATGTAGCCGATGGTTTTGGAAAGGTCATCGAAGGTACATTGATAGGCTCTAACCTTGGAAGTGGGATTGCGGCACACACCCACTCCGGATTCGTCTTCGACGCTGGAATTCGCGACCAGGAAGAGAACCGAGAAATTCCGAACCTAAATGGGTTCTATCGGGGCTATGATCCCTCTGCATGGGCTGACATGACATTGACAGCCATCAACGCTCCCGTGCGGATTGGACGCGCTATTGTGCTTCCTGGAGACCTTGTTTTAGCGAAAACAGATGGGGTAATTTTCATCCCCGCAATTTTGGCGGAAGACGCGGTCAGCTCAGCGGAATTCACCAATTTGCAGGATGAATTCAACTTTGAATTGAACCGTTCGGGCAAGAATGGCGGCGAATTCGAGGGTGGCTGGACATCACAAAAATACGACGCACTAGCGAAGTGGATTGATGCTCATCCCGAAAAGCTGAGAATGCCCCGCTCCGAATTCAACGCAATCCTAGAAAAGAGGAAATCAAGATAA
- a CDS encoding FG-GAP repeat domain-containing protein — MSEWGVAVGDYDNDGWPDLFVTAYGRCILYKNNHDRTFTDVTDRAGVATPGWTTSAAWFDYDNDGRLDLFVCSFVDYTGVRKLECGNNQLGRNYYCVPSRLQAHRQLPLPQQRRRHLRRGRLR, encoded by the coding sequence ATTTCGGAATGGGGGGTCGCCGTTGGAGACTACGATAATGATGGCTGGCCAGATCTGTTCGTAACCGCATATGGCAGATGTATTCTCTACAAGAACAATCACGATCGGACCTTCACGGACGTGACAGATCGCGCAGGTGTCGCCACTCCGGGGTGGACGACCAGCGCAGCGTGGTTCGATTACGACAACGACGGAAGACTAGATCTGTTTGTCTGCAGCTTTGTCGACTACACGGGAGTCCGCAAGCTTGAGTGCGGCAACAATCAGCTCGGCAGGAATTACTACTGCGTCCCCTCGCGTCTTCAAGCCCATCGCCAGCTTCCTTTACCACAACAACGGCGACGGCACCTTCGCCGTGGGCGATTACGATAA
- a CDS encoding ASPIC/UnbV domain-containing protein, with protein sequence MKLAGVTCNRDAIGVRIVWKAGGKVRTQLKNNGGSYLSSHDLREVLGIGTATQIDELEIHWPAPSKHIEKLNNVAPNRYVHVVEGKGMCNATGLVSECMLHKNVFSLLSCKPNIDGVIVGHR encoded by the coding sequence TTGAAACTAGCGGGTGTCACCTGCAACCGTGATGCTATCGGCGTCCGGATTGTATGGAAAGCGGGTGGCAAAGTAAGGACGCAACTGAAAAACAACGGCGGTAGTTATCTTTCCTCGCACGATCTTCGCGAAGTCCTGGGCATTGGCACAGCCACGCAAATTGACGAGTTGGAGATTCACTGGCCGGCTCCAAGCAAGCACATCGAGAAACTCAACAACGTTGCTCCTAATCGCTACGTGCACGTCGTGGAAGGCAAGGGTATGTGTAATGCGACAGGATTGGTAAGCGAGTGCATGCTGCATAAAAACGTGTTCTCCCTGCTCAGTTGCAAGCCAAATATCGACGGAGTTATAGTTGGGCATCGGTGA